Proteins from one Pseudomonas sp. KBS0710 genomic window:
- a CDS encoding homoserine kinase, protein MSVFTPLARPELETFLAPYGLGRLLDFQGIAAGSENTNFFISLEQGEFVLTLVERGPVAEMPFFIELLDVLHDADLPVPYALRTTDGVALRELKGKPALLQPRLAGKHIKDANAQHCAQVGDLLGHLHLATQGDKVLERKTDRGLEWMLTEGAQLISHLNDAQQRLLQAALSEIQAQKADILALPRANVHADLFRDNAMFEGTHLTGLIDFYNACSGPMLYDVAIALNDWCSDADGVIDGQRARALLGAYAGLRPFTAKEAELWPTLLRVACVRFWLSRLIAAESFAGQDVLIHDPAEFEHRLAQRQQVTVHLPFAL, encoded by the coding sequence ATGTCTGTGTTCACCCCCCTGGCTCGGCCCGAGCTGGAAACCTTTCTCGCCCCTTACGGGCTCGGCCGCCTGCTTGATTTCCAGGGGATTGCCGCGGGTAGCGAAAACACCAACTTCTTTATCAGCCTGGAACAGGGCGAATTCGTCCTGACCCTGGTTGAGCGCGGCCCTGTAGCGGAAATGCCGTTCTTCATCGAACTGCTCGATGTGCTCCACGACGCCGACCTGCCGGTGCCTTACGCCCTGCGTACCACCGACGGCGTGGCGCTTCGCGAACTCAAAGGCAAACCGGCGCTGTTGCAACCGCGCCTGGCCGGCAAGCACATCAAGGACGCCAACGCCCAGCATTGCGCCCAGGTCGGCGACCTGCTCGGCCACCTGCACCTGGCAACACAAGGCGACAAAGTGCTGGAGCGCAAGACCGATCGCGGCCTGGAGTGGATGCTCACAGAAGGCGCGCAGCTTATTTCACACTTGAACGACGCCCAGCAGCGCCTGCTGCAAGCGGCATTGAGCGAAATCCAAGCCCAGAAGGCCGACATCCTCGCCCTGCCGCGCGCCAACGTGCACGCCGACCTGTTCCGCGACAACGCGATGTTCGAAGGCACGCACCTCACCGGCTTGATCGACTTCTACAACGCCTGCTCAGGCCCGATGCTCTACGACGTGGCAATCGCCCTGAATGACTGGTGTTCCGACGCCGATGGCGTGATTGATGGACAACGCGCCCGCGCCTTGCTGGGCGCCTACGCGGGGCTGCGGCCGTTTACCGCCAAGGAAGCCGAGTTGTGGCCAACCCTGCTGCGCGTGGCGTGTGTGCGCTTCTGGCTGTCGCGCCTGATCGCCGCGGAATCGTTTGCCGGGCAGGATGTGTTGATCCATGACCCGGCCGAGTTCGAGCATCGGCTGGCGCAGCGCCAGCAGGTTACTGTCCACCTGCCATTCGCACTTTAA
- a CDS encoding zinc ABC transporter substrate-binding protein, producing the protein MVIVSRLFPVFVVFVTSLFIAGAAQAEVKVLTSIKPLQLIAAAVQDGVAIPEVLLPPGASPHNYALRPSDVRRVQSVDLLYWIGPDMESFLPRVLKGRSLPTVAVQDLPGMKLRRFAEDSHSHADDADEHDHDHRPGSLDAHLWLSTVNARVIATRMASDLSTADPANSARYQSNVKAFDERLDALDARLKARLSTVGDKPYFVFHEAFDYFEDAYGLKHTGVFSVAAEVQPGAQHVAAMRTRLQEVGKTCVFSEPPLRPRLAETLVAGLPVKLAELDALGGYTPATAQGYEQVLEKLGNDLAGCLESL; encoded by the coding sequence GTGGTCATCGTGTCCCGACTTTTTCCCGTTTTTGTCGTATTTGTCACCAGTTTGTTCATCGCTGGGGCCGCTCAGGCTGAGGTCAAGGTGCTGACCAGCATCAAACCGCTGCAGTTGATCGCCGCCGCTGTGCAGGACGGCGTGGCGATTCCAGAGGTGCTGCTACCGCCCGGTGCATCGCCGCATAACTACGCCTTGCGCCCATCCGACGTACGGCGCGTGCAGTCGGTGGACCTGCTGTATTGGATCGGCCCGGACATGGAAAGCTTCCTGCCTCGCGTGCTCAAGGGGCGTAGCCTGCCGACCGTGGCAGTTCAGGACTTGCCTGGGATGAAATTGCGTCGGTTCGCCGAAGATAGTCACTCCCATGCCGATGATGCCGACGAACATGACCACGATCACCGCCCTGGCAGCCTGGATGCGCACTTATGGTTGTCGACGGTCAACGCTCGGGTGATTGCGACGCGCATGGCATCTGATCTCAGCACTGCCGACCCGGCCAATTCTGCGCGTTATCAGAGCAACGTGAAGGCGTTCGATGAGCGCCTGGATGCTTTGGATGCGCGCTTGAAGGCGCGTCTGTCCACCGTCGGCGACAAGCCATACTTCGTGTTCCACGAGGCATTCGACTACTTCGAAGACGCTTACGGGCTTAAGCACACCGGCGTGTTCAGCGTGGCCGCCGAAGTGCAGCCGGGCGCTCAGCATGTTGCCGCGATGCGTACGCGTTTGCAGGAAGTGGGTAAGACCTGTGTATTCAGTGAGCCGCCGTTGCGTCCGCGTTTGGCCGAGACACTGGTGGCGGGCTTGCCGGTGAAGTTGGCGGAGCTGGATGCGTTGGGCGGTTATACCCCGGCGACGGCGCAGGGTTACGAGCAGGTGCTGGAGAAGCTGGGGAATGACTTGGCCGGGTGCCTGGAGTCACTCTAA
- a CDS encoding Fur family transcriptional regulator, producing the protein MPKTPLASRPHDHSHCVHTALSEADTLCAQKGLRLTALRRRVLELVWQSHKPLGAYDILGVLSEQDGRRAAPPTVYRALDFLLENGLVHRIASLNAFVGCSHPEHAHQGQFLICRECHAAIELEQKSISDAIIKSSADVGFKVEGQTVEVVGLCSGCQGA; encoded by the coding sequence ATGCCTAAAACACCGCTTGCCAGCCGTCCCCACGACCACTCTCACTGCGTACACACTGCGCTGTCAGAGGCCGATACCCTATGCGCGCAGAAAGGCTTGCGCCTGACCGCCCTGCGTCGTCGGGTCCTGGAGTTGGTGTGGCAAAGTCACAAGCCGCTGGGCGCCTATGACATTCTTGGCGTGCTCAGCGAGCAGGACGGCCGCCGCGCTGCGCCGCCAACGGTGTACCGCGCGCTGGACTTCCTGCTGGAAAACGGCCTGGTGCACCGCATCGCCTCGCTCAACGCCTTTGTCGGCTGCAGCCACCCGGAACACGCGCACCAGGGCCAGTTCCTGATCTGCCGCGAGTGCCATGCCGCCATCGAGCTTGAACAAAAAAGCATCAGCGACGCCATCATCAAAAGCTCCGCCGACGTGGGCTTCAAGGTCGAAGGCCAAACGGTCGAAGTGGTGGGGCTCTGCTCCGGTTGCCAGGGGGCTTGA
- the znuC gene encoding zinc ABC transporter ATP-binding protein ZnuC: protein MSNALIRLEQVGVTFAGQNVLDNIALSVEPGQIVTLIGPNGAGKTTLVRAVLGLLKPDTGSVWRKPKLRVGYMPQKLHVDPTLPLSVLRFLRLVPGVDRARAQAALKEVGAEQVIDSPVQSISGGEMQRVLLARALLREPELLVLDEPVQGVDVAGQAELYSLITRLRDRHGCGVLMVSHDLHLVMSTTDQVVCLNRHVCCSGHPEQVSGDPAFVELFGKNAQSLAIYHHHHDHAHDLHGAVVDDPATPQPHVHGDSCKHG, encoded by the coding sequence ATGAGCAACGCGTTAATCCGCCTGGAACAGGTCGGGGTCACGTTCGCCGGGCAAAACGTGCTGGATAACATCGCCCTGAGCGTGGAGCCGGGGCAGATCGTGACGCTGATCGGCCCCAATGGCGCCGGCAAGACCACGCTGGTGCGCGCCGTGCTCGGCCTGCTCAAGCCCGACACGGGCAGCGTGTGGCGCAAGCCCAAGCTGCGCGTCGGTTACATGCCGCAAAAATTACACGTCGATCCAACGCTGCCGCTGTCCGTACTGCGCTTTCTGCGCCTGGTGCCTGGTGTCGACCGCGCACGCGCCCAGGCGGCGCTCAAGGAAGTCGGCGCCGAACAGGTCATCGACAGCCCGGTGCAGAGCATCTCCGGCGGCGAGATGCAGCGCGTATTGCTGGCCCGCGCGCTGTTGCGCGAACCCGAGTTGCTGGTACTTGATGAACCCGTGCAAGGCGTCGATGTTGCCGGTCAGGCCGAGCTGTACAGCCTGATCACCCGCCTGCGCGACCGCCACGGCTGCGGCGTGCTGATGGTCTCCCACGACCTGCACCTGGTGATGAGCACCACGGATCAAGTGGTGTGCCTCAACCGCCACGTGTGCTGCTCCGGCCACCCGGAACAGGTGAGCGGCGACCCGGCATTCGTCGAGCTGTTCGGCAAAAATGCCCAGAGCCTGGCGATTTACCACCACCATCACGACCACGCCCATGATTTGCATGGCGCCGTGGTCGACGATCCCGCTACGCCTCAACCCCACGTTCATGGAGATAGCTGCAAGCATGGCTGA
- the znuB gene encoding zinc ABC transporter permease subunit ZnuB produces MADFLLYALLAGLALALVAGPLGSFVVWRRMAYFGDTLSHAALLGVAMGFLLDVSPTIAVTVGCLLLAVLLVTLQQRQPLASDTLLGILAPSTLSLGLVVLSFMHEVRIDLMAYLFGDLLAISPTDLAWILGGSAAVLVLLVALWRPLLAITVHEELTTVEGLPVPALRMTLMLLIAVVIAVAMKIVGVLLITSLLIIPAAAAQRHARSPEQMAIGASLLGMLAVCGGLALSWFKDTPAGPSIVVTAAALFLLSFVLPRRGV; encoded by the coding sequence ATGGCTGATTTTCTGCTCTACGCCCTGCTGGCAGGCTTGGCTTTGGCACTGGTGGCGGGCCCCTTGGGCTCGTTCGTGGTCTGGCGGCGCATGGCCTACTTTGGCGACACGTTGTCGCATGCCGCGCTGCTGGGCGTGGCCATGGGGTTCTTGCTGGATGTAAGCCCGACCATCGCCGTCACCGTAGGCTGCCTGCTGCTGGCGGTGCTGCTGGTGACCCTGCAACAGCGCCAGCCGCTGGCCTCCGACACACTGCTGGGCATCCTGGCGCCGAGCACGCTGTCGCTGGGCCTGGTGGTGCTGAGCTTCATGCACGAAGTGCGCATCGACCTGATGGCCTACCTGTTCGGCGACCTGCTGGCGATCAGCCCCACCGACCTTGCCTGGATCCTCGGCGGCAGCGCCGCTGTGCTGGTGCTGCTGGTGGCCCTATGGCGTCCACTGCTGGCAATTACCGTGCACGAAGAGCTGACCACCGTGGAAGGTTTGCCCGTGCCGGCGCTGCGCATGACCCTGATGCTATTGATCGCGGTGGTGATTGCTGTCGCAATGAAGATTGTCGGCGTATTGTTGATCACGTCGCTGCTGATCATTCCCGCAGCCGCCGCCCAGCGCCATGCCCGCTCACCGGAGCAGATGGCGATAGGCGCCAGTTTGCTGGGCATGCTCGCCGTGTGCGGAGGCCTGGCACTTTCCTGGTTCAAGGACACGCCGGCCGGGCCGTCGATTGTGGTCACGGCCGCCGCCCTGTTTCTGCTGAGTTTTGTCCTGCCCCGTCGAGGGGTGTAG
- a CDS encoding PA5502 family lipoprotein, translating into MKPFNSRYLLLAAFSLLLGACQSTPPAAPEAQDPRAAAIAQLEQNLASSELATAEDELAALQAQSPNDPALENYQRQLAEAYLQRSQIVLQKGDVNAAATALSRARALMPKAPALTGGVNSAISHARKAELEKAEAALKAAEAKPPAKVIDPAAQSTTVALNLTDIEELRHQLDAIATDVVNYQCDVTIQAPRTQDYPWLATLLTKRVKRIDSAYDLKIHRQIVKHIPAQVVLIPRKTE; encoded by the coding sequence ATGAAGCCGTTCAACTCCCGTTATCTGCTCCTTGCCGCATTTTCCCTGCTGCTGGGCGCCTGCCAAAGCACACCGCCTGCCGCCCCTGAGGCGCAGGACCCGCGTGCTGCGGCCATCGCGCAGCTGGAGCAAAACCTGGCCAGCAGTGAACTGGCCACCGCCGAAGACGAGCTGGCCGCATTGCAGGCCCAATCGCCCAACGACCCGGCGCTGGAAAACTACCAGCGCCAATTGGCCGAAGCCTACCTGCAGCGCAGCCAGATCGTGTTGCAAAAAGGTGATGTGAATGCCGCCGCTACGGCGCTAAGTCGCGCACGCGCCTTGATGCCCAAGGCTCCGGCGCTTACTGGCGGCGTCAACAGCGCCATCAGCCACGCCCGCAAAGCCGAGCTGGAGAAAGCCGAAGCCGCCCTGAAAGCCGCTGAAGCCAAGCCACCCGCCAAGGTCATCGACCCGGCGGCTCAAAGCACCACCGTTGCGCTGAACCTCACCGATATTGAAGAACTTCGCCATCAGTTGGACGCGATCGCCACCGATGTGGTGAATTACCAGTGCGATGTGACCATTCAGGCGCCGCGCACCCAGGATTACCCGTGGCTGGCCACACTGCTGACCAAACGGGTGAAGCGCATTGATTCAGCGTATGACCTGAAGATTCACCGGCAGATTGTGAAACACATCCCGGCGCAGGTTGTGTTGATTCCGCGCAAAACCGAGTAA
- the katE gene encoding catalase HPII — protein MSTKKPATPPKSELAGTDTLDRSNTNAKLQALEEFRSDATGQALRTNQGVKISDNQNTLKVGARGPSLLEDFIMREKITHFDHERIPERIVHARGTGAHGYFQTYQNHSALSKAGFLRNPEHKTPVFVRFSTVQGPRGSGDTVRDVRGFAVKFFTDEGNFDLVGNNMPIFFIQDAIKFPDFVHAVKPEPHNEIPTGGSAHDTFWDFVSLQPESAHMVLWAMSDRAIPKSLRSMQGFGIHTFRLINTEGKSSFVKFHWHPKVGTCSLVWDEAQKLAGKDTDHHRRDLWEAIEGGDYPEWELGVQIVAEEDEHKFDFDLLDPTKIIPEELVPITPLGKMVLNRNPDNFFAEVEQVAFCPGHIVPGIDFTNDPLLQGRLFSYTDTQISRLGGPNFHELPINRPVTPFHNGQRDAQHRTVIDKGRAAYEPNSIDGGWPKETPPAAQDGGFETYYERVDANKVRERSESFGDHFSQATLFFHSMSHHEKEHIIAAYSFELGKVEREFIRARQVNEILANIDLELAKRVAQNLGLPAPTKGTVPPRKTSLKESPALSQVNLLSGDIKTRKVAILAANGVDGAAIAALKKALAAEGAHAKVLGPTSAPVKTADGKSLPVDASMEGMPSVAFDAVFVPGGKESIKALSGDGVALHFVLEAYKHLKAIAVATDAKPLLDQLKLEADAGLIVGADAKAFKAFFAAIAQHRVWAREPKAKAIPA, from the coding sequence ATGAGTACCAAGAAGCCAGCCACCCCGCCCAAGAGTGAGCTTGCGGGCACCGATACCCTGGACCGTAGCAATACCAACGCCAAGCTGCAGGCCCTGGAAGAGTTTCGCTCCGATGCGACCGGCCAGGCGCTGCGCACCAACCAGGGCGTCAAGATTTCCGATAACCAGAACACTCTTAAAGTCGGCGCCCGTGGCCCCTCGCTGCTGGAAGACTTCATCATGCGTGAAAAAATCACGCACTTTGACCATGAGCGAATCCCGGAGCGCATCGTGCATGCCCGTGGCACCGGCGCCCATGGTTATTTCCAGACCTATCAGAACCATTCGGCGCTGAGCAAGGCCGGGTTCCTGCGTAACCCGGAGCATAAAACTCCAGTGTTCGTGCGCTTCTCCACCGTGCAAGGCCCGCGTGGTTCGGGCGATACCGTGCGTGACGTGCGTGGCTTTGCCGTGAAGTTCTTCACCGACGAAGGCAACTTCGACCTGGTGGGCAACAACATGCCGATCTTCTTTATTCAGGATGCGATCAAGTTTCCGGACTTTGTGCATGCCGTAAAACCTGAGCCGCACAACGAGATTCCTACTGGCGGTTCGGCCCACGATACGTTCTGGGATTTCGTCTCGCTGCAGCCGGAGTCGGCACATATGGTGCTCTGGGCCATGTCTGACCGTGCCATTCCGAAAAGCCTGCGATCGATGCAGGGTTTTGGTATTCACACCTTCCGGTTGATCAATACCGAAGGTAAGTCCAGCTTCGTTAAATTCCACTGGCACCCGAAGGTCGGCACTTGCTCGCTGGTGTGGGACGAAGCGCAAAAGCTTGCAGGTAAAGACACCGATCACCACCGTCGCGACCTGTGGGAAGCGATCGAGGGCGGCGACTACCCTGAGTGGGAATTGGGCGTGCAAATCGTTGCTGAAGAGGACGAGCACAAGTTCGACTTCGACCTGCTTGACCCGACCAAGATCATCCCCGAAGAGCTGGTGCCGATTACGCCGCTGGGCAAGATGGTGCTCAACCGTAACCCGGACAACTTCTTTGCCGAGGTCGAACAGGTCGCCTTCTGCCCAGGCCATATCGTGCCGGGTATCGACTTCACCAACGACCCGCTGCTGCAAGGCCGTCTGTTTTCCTACACCGATACGCAGATCAGCCGACTCGGTGGCCCGAACTTTCATGAGCTGCCGATCAACCGGCCGGTCACACCGTTCCATAACGGCCAGCGCGATGCCCAGCATCGCACGGTGATCGACAAGGGCCGTGCAGCCTACGAGCCGAACTCGATTGATGGCGGTTGGCCGAAAGAAACGCCACCGGCGGCTCAGGATGGCGGGTTCGAAACGTATTACGAGCGCGTTGATGCCAACAAGGTGCGTGAGCGCAGTGAGTCGTTCGGCGACCATTTCTCCCAAGCCACGCTGTTTTTCCACAGCATGAGCCACCATGAGAAAGAGCACATCATCGCGGCCTATAGCTTCGAGTTGGGCAAGGTTGAGCGTGAGTTTATTCGCGCGCGTCAGGTTAACGAGATCCTCGCCAATATCGACCTGGAGCTGGCCAAGCGCGTGGCGCAGAACCTCGGTTTGCCGGCGCCGACCAAAGGCACGGTGCCGCCACGCAAGACGTCGCTGAAAGAGTCCCCGGCGTTGAGCCAGGTGAACCTGCTGTCGGGCGACATCAAAACACGCAAAGTCGCAATTCTCGCGGCTAACGGTGTGGATGGTGCAGCGATTGCGGCGTTGAAGAAGGCGTTGGCCGCCGAAGGTGCGCATGCCAAGGTGCTGGGGCCGACGTCGGCACCGGTGAAGACTGCGGATGGCAAGAGCCTGCCGGTGGATGCGTCGATGGAAGGCATGCCGTCGGTGGCGTTTGATGCGGTGTTCGTGCCGGGCGGTAAAGAGTCGATCAAGGCGCTGAGCGGCGATGGTGTGGCGTTGCACTTCGTGTTGGAGGCGTACAAGCACTTGAAGGCGATTGCGGTTGCCACTGATGCCAAGCCGTTGCTGGATCAGCTCAAGCTGGAGGCGGATGCGGGGTTGATCGTTGGCGCGGATGCCAAGGCGTTCAAGGCATTCTTTGCGGCGATTGCGCAGCATCGGGTGTGGGCACGGGAGCCTAAGGCCAAGGCGATTCCGGCTTAA
- a CDS encoding methionine ABC transporter ATP-binding protein, translating to MIEFHNVHKTYRVAGKEIPALHPTSLRVENGQVFGLIGHSGAGKSTLLRLINRLEQPSGGQINVDGEEVTALDANGLRRFRQQVGMIFQHFNLLASKTVADNVALPLTLAGELSRKDIDLRVAELLARVGLSDHAKKYPAQLSGGQKQRVGIARALATKPKILLCDEATSALDPQTTASVLQLLAEINRELKLTIVLITHEMDVIRRVCDQVAVMDAGVIVEQGSVAEVFLHPKHPTTKRFVQEAEQVDEGEQRDAFAHVPGRIVRLTFQGEATYAPLLGTVARETGVDYSILAGRIDHIKDTPYGQLTLAVTGGDMDAAFARFTAADVHMEVLR from the coding sequence GTGATCGAGTTTCATAACGTCCATAAAACCTACCGCGTCGCCGGTAAGGAAATCCCCGCACTGCACCCCACCAGCCTGCGCGTCGAAAACGGCCAGGTGTTCGGCCTGATTGGCCATTCCGGTGCGGGCAAAAGTACCCTGCTGCGCCTGATCAACCGCCTGGAACAGCCAAGCGGCGGTCAGATCAACGTCGACGGTGAAGAAGTCACCGCCCTGGACGCCAACGGCCTGCGCCGTTTCCGCCAGCAAGTCGGCATGATCTTCCAGCACTTCAACCTGCTGGCGTCCAAGACCGTTGCCGACAACGTGGCGCTGCCACTGACCCTGGCCGGCGAGTTGTCGCGTAAAGACATCGACCTGCGCGTGGCTGAACTGCTCGCCCGCGTGGGCCTGTCGGACCATGCCAAGAAGTACCCGGCGCAATTGTCCGGCGGCCAGAAGCAACGCGTCGGCATTGCCCGCGCTCTGGCGACCAAGCCAAAGATTCTGCTGTGCGACGAAGCCACCAGCGCCCTCGACCCGCAAACCACCGCCTCGGTGCTGCAACTGTTGGCTGAGATCAACCGCGAGCTAAAGCTGACCATCGTGCTGATCACCCATGAAATGGACGTGATCCGCCGCGTGTGCGACCAGGTGGCCGTGATGGACGCCGGCGTGATCGTCGAGCAAGGCTCGGTGGCCGAGGTGTTCCTGCACCCCAAGCACCCGACCACCAAGCGCTTTGTGCAGGAAGCCGAGCAAGTCGATGAAGGCGAGCAGCGTGATGCCTTTGCCCATGTGCCAGGCCGCATCGTGCGCCTGACGTTCCAGGGCGAAGCGACCTACGCGCCATTGCTGGGGACCGTCGCCCGTGAAACAGGGGTGGACTACAGCATCCTTGCCGGTCGCATCGACCACATCAAAGATACCCCCTACGGCCAACTGACCCTCGCCGTGACCGGCGGGGACATGGACGCCGCCTTCGCCCGCTTTACTGCGGCAGACGTCCACATGGAGGTTCTGCGCTAA
- a CDS encoding methionine ABC transporter permease, with translation MEVLLSFFANIDWSEIWLATGDTMTMLFGSLFFTVVLGLPLGVLLFLTSPRQLFEQKGLYALLSLIVNILRSLPFIILLIVMIPFTVLITGTSLGVAGAIPPLVVGATPFFARLVETALREVDRGIIEATQSMGASTRQIIINALLPEARPGIFAAITVTAITLVSYTAMAGVVGAGGLGDLAIRFGYQRFQTDVMVVTVVMLLILVQILQTVGDKLVVHFSRK, from the coding sequence ATGGAAGTCCTGTTGAGTTTCTTCGCCAATATCGACTGGTCCGAAATATGGCTGGCAACCGGCGACACCATGACCATGCTGTTCGGCTCGCTATTCTTCACCGTGGTGCTGGGCCTGCCGTTGGGCGTGCTGTTGTTCCTGACCAGCCCGCGCCAGCTGTTTGAACAAAAAGGCCTGTACGCGCTGCTGTCGCTGATCGTGAACATCCTGCGTTCGCTGCCGTTCATCATCCTGCTGATTGTGATGATCCCGTTCACTGTACTCATCACCGGCACTTCGCTGGGGGTGGCCGGCGCGATCCCGCCGCTGGTGGTAGGTGCGACGCCGTTCTTCGCGCGCCTGGTGGAAACCGCCTTGCGTGAAGTGGACCGCGGCATCATCGAGGCCACGCAGTCCATGGGCGCCAGCACGCGTCAGATCATAATCAACGCGCTGCTACCCGAAGCTCGCCCTGGCATTTTCGCAGCGATTACGGTGACGGCTATTACACTGGTTTCCTACACGGCCATGGCCGGTGTGGTGGGTGCCGGTGGCTTGGGTGACCTGGCGATCCGCTTCGGTTATCAGCGTTTCCAGACCGATGTGATGGTGGTCACCGTGGTGATGCTGTTAATCCTGGTGCAAATTCTGCAAACCGTCGGCGACAAGCTGGTGGTGCATTTTTCTCGAAAATAA
- a CDS encoding MetQ/NlpA family ABC transporter substrate-binding protein: MKKLLVAFAAVAAFSAHAAETITVAASPVPHAEILEFVKPALAKEGVDLQVKVFTDYVQPNVQVAEKRLDANFFQHQPYLDEFNKAKGTHLVSVGAVHLEPLGAYSSKYKKLDDLPSGANVVIPNDATNGGRALLLLAKHKLITLKDPTNILSTTKDITGNPKGLKFRELEAATLPRVLTQVDLALINTNYALEAKLDPSKDALVIEGNDSPYVNILVTREDNKDSDAVKKLVAALHTPEVKAFILEKYKGAILPAF, encoded by the coding sequence ATGAAAAAACTACTGGTTGCTTTCGCCGCCGTTGCCGCGTTTTCCGCCCATGCTGCCGAGACTATTACAGTCGCAGCATCGCCGGTGCCCCACGCGGAAATCCTCGAATTCGTGAAGCCTGCACTCGCCAAAGAAGGCGTGGACCTGCAGGTCAAAGTCTTCACCGACTACGTGCAGCCAAACGTACAAGTGGCTGAAAAACGCCTGGACGCCAACTTCTTCCAGCACCAGCCTTACCTGGATGAGTTCAACAAAGCCAAGGGCACTCACCTGGTGAGCGTTGGCGCGGTACACCTGGAACCCCTGGGCGCTTACTCCAGCAAGTACAAAAAACTGGACGATCTGCCAAGCGGCGCCAATGTCGTGATCCCGAACGACGCCACCAACGGCGGCCGTGCGCTTTTGCTGCTGGCCAAGCACAAACTGATCACCCTGAAGGACCCGACCAACATCCTGTCGACCACCAAGGACATCACCGGCAACCCGAAAGGCCTGAAATTCCGCGAACTGGAAGCCGCGACACTGCCGCGCGTGCTGACCCAGGTCGACCTGGCACTGATCAACACCAACTACGCCCTGGAAGCCAAGCTGGACCCATCCAAGGATGCGCTGGTGATCGAAGGCAACGACTCGCCTTACGTGAACATCCTGGTGACCCGCGAAGACAACAAGGATTCGGACGCCGTGAAGAAGCTGGTTGCAGCCCTGCACACGCCGGAAGTGAAAGCGTTCATTCTTGAGAAGTACAAAGGCGCGATTCTGCCGGCGTTCTGA
- a CDS encoding Bro-N domain-containing protein, protein MQSLTPDPPITPKVFTRHHHQLHAVLINNQPWFSASDIGHLMGLHLNPALLRKLDPDQQHTLPLITHGHCAPTLMVSESGVYALLIYHYYPENRCLRQWLTHEVVPALH, encoded by the coding sequence ATGCAATCACTTACCCCTGATCCACCGATCACCCCCAAAGTCTTCACCCGCCACCATCACCAGCTGCACGCCGTGCTGATAAACAACCAACCCTGGTTCAGCGCCTCCGACATCGGCCACCTGATGGGCTTGCACCTGAACCCTGCGCTACTGCGCAAGCTCGATCCCGACCAGCAACACACCCTGCCCCTGATCACTCATGGCCACTGTGCGCCGACGTTGATGGTCAGTGAGTCTGGCGTCTACGCGCTGCTTATCTACCACTACTACCCGGAGAATCGGTGCCTGCGCCAATGGCTGACCCATGAGGTGGTGCCAGCCCTGCACTGA
- a CDS encoding SCO family protein: MTRTQKTVFILVAIVALIMGLTVNKVLSGKGQGDPTALIDAGIILLPQSRQLPPVTMTNQDGQTVVVNELKGKWSLLFFGYTFCPDICPTTLAQLRQIKSELPKEAVDKLQVILVSVDPNRDTPTQLKQYLGYFDPQFEGLTGANVEDVQKVSNAVSIPFIPADTSKPNYTVDHSGNLALIGPDGTQRGFIRAPLNNQKLVAQLPGLLQRK, encoded by the coding sequence ATGACTCGAACTCAAAAAACCGTCTTTATCCTGGTGGCCATCGTCGCGTTGATCATGGGCCTTACCGTCAACAAAGTGCTCAGCGGCAAAGGCCAGGGCGACCCTACCGCACTGATCGACGCCGGCATCATCCTGCTGCCGCAAAGCCGCCAGCTGCCGCCGGTGACCATGACCAACCAGGACGGCCAGACGGTGGTGGTCAACGAGCTGAAAGGCAAATGGAGCCTGCTGTTCTTCGGTTATACCTTCTGCCCCGATATCTGCCCGACCACCCTCGCGCAACTGCGCCAAATCAAGAGCGAGCTGCCTAAAGAGGCGGTGGATAAGTTGCAGGTGATCCTGGTCAGCGTCGACCCGAACCGCGATACGCCGACCCAGCTCAAGCAGTACCTGGGCTACTTCGACCCACAATTCGAAGGCCTGACCGGCGCGAATGTGGAGGATGTGCAGAAGGTCTCGAACGCGGTGAGCATTCCATTTATTCCGGCTGATACCAGCAAGCCCAACTACACCGTGGACCACAGCGGCAACCTGGCGCTGATCGGCCCGGACGGCACGCAGCGTGGGTTTATTCGTGCGCCGCTGAATAACCAAAAGCTGGTGGCGCAGTTGCCGGGTTTGCTACAGCGCAAGTAG